CTTCGACGTGCCGAGGGTCGAGGTCGATCTGCGCGGTGGCGAGAACCGGCGCGAGCCCTTTCTCAAGATCAATCCGGCCGGCCAGTGTCCTGCTCTCGAACTCGACGACGGCACGGTGCTGGCCGAGATCACCGCGATCTGCGAGTACATCGACGAGATCAAGAAGGACACGCCCTCGCTGATCGGCGACACGCCGGAAGAGCGCGCGGCGACGCGCATGTGGGTCCGCCGCATCGATCTCAACATCCTCGAGCCCGCGGCCAACGGTTTCCGCTTCTCGCAGGGGCTGAAGATGTTCCAGGACCGCCTGCATTGCATTCCCGAGGCGGCGGATGGGCTGAAGGAGAGCGCGCGCAAGAAGCTCGTCTGGCTCGACGGGCAGATGGGATCGAAGCCGTTCGTTACGGGCGACAAGCTCACGATGGCCGACATCCTGCTGTACACCTTCCTGGAATTCCTGGGGAAGGTCGGCCAGCCGCTCGATCCCGCGAACAAGAACCTGACGGCCTGGATGGGCCGCATGAAGGCCCGGCCGAGCGCCACGGCCTGAACCCGGCACG
This DNA window, taken from Reyranella humidisoli, encodes the following:
- a CDS encoding glutathione S-transferase family protein; this encodes MKFYNSVGPNPHMVRMFMAEKGFDVPRVEVDLRGGENRREPFLKINPAGQCPALELDDGTVLAEITAICEYIDEIKKDTPSLIGDTPEERAATRMWVRRIDLNILEPAANGFRFSQGLKMFQDRLHCIPEAADGLKESARKKLVWLDGQMGSKPFVTGDKLTMADILLYTFLEFLGKVGQPLDPANKNLTAWMGRMKARPSATA